GCGGCCGGAAGCATCGGGGTTTCCCGATGCTTCCGGATGATGATCATCATCACGGCCATGCAGAGCGTCATGCCGAGGGCGAGCAGATCACCGAAGAGGTGCCCTGCCGTGACGGCACCGCCGACCATCACCACCACGCCGGACAGCGCCGCCGTGCTGGCGGCCAGTGTCGTCCAGCTCTCGCGCTCGCCGATCCAAAGCCAAGTGAGCGCTGCCGTGATAAAGGGGGCCGTTGCAAGAATTATCGTGACATCGGCCACCGACGTGCGGCGGAATGCGTTGATGAAGAAGATCGTCGCGAGCGTAGAGAGGGCGGCGGCGAGCAGGCCGGGTCCTCCGACGGCCCGTGCTCCCGCCAGGGTGGCTCTACGGTTTTGCCACACGATGAAGCCCGCGATGAACAGACCGGCAAAGATCCCTCGCCAGAACAACACGGTCCACACGTCCAGGTGGATCAGGCGTGTAAAAAAGCCGGCGGTGCTATAGGCGATCGCCGACGCGGTCGTCAGCAGAATGCCCAGCCCATGCTTCTCCCGCTCGTCTGTGACCGCGTTCAGCCCCATGGTGCCTCCAATCGCAACGCCTTCCGCGGCGCGTGAACTTCTGCTATGCGTGTAAGTTCGAGCTTGGGTCCACCTTCCTGCCGAACGCCTCATCTGTCGGATGGTGAGGGAGGAAGTAGGGTGCGTGTAGTGAAGGAGCGGTCATGGAGCATCGGGTACTCGGAAAGACGGGACTCCGCGTGTCCGCACTCGGATTCGGGGCGGGCGCAGTGGGGGGGCTGTTCGTACGGGGGAACCACGCCGCCCAGACAAGAACGGTCGCCCGAGCACTCGAGGCAGGCGTTTCCTACTTCGATACCGCGCCGAGCTACGGCCAGGGGCGCTCGGAAGAGAACCTGGGGCGGGTCTTGAGCGAGCTGGATGCCTGGGATCACGTCGCGGTGGGCACGAAAGTCCGGCTTCAACCCGCCGACCTTTCCGACCCCATCGCAGCTGTTCAGCGCTCGTGCGAGGAGAGCCTGCATCGGTTGGGGCGAGACGCCATTGACCTGTTGCAGCTTCACAACCCCGTCGTCGCCGGCGGCACCGAGAGCGAGCCCGGCATCGGCAGCAGCCGGCCCCTTCCACTCGCGACCACGAGCAGCCTCGTGGCCGAAGGCATGCAGCGGGTCGTAGCGCGAGGGCTGGTCCGGCACGTCGGGATCACCGGTCTCGGAGATACCTCGGCGCTCCACGCCGTCGTCGCAACGGGCCAGTTCGCGACCGTCCAGACATACTTCA
This is a stretch of genomic DNA from bacterium. It encodes these proteins:
- a CDS encoding aldo/keto reductase, encoding MEHRVLGKTGLRVSALGFGAGAVGGLFVRGNHAAQTRTVARALEAGVSYFDTAPSYGQGRSEENLGRVLSELDAWDHVAVGTKVRLQPADLSDPIAAVQRSCEESLHRLGRDAIDLLQLHNPVVAGGTESEPGIGSSRPLPLATTSSLVAEGMQRVVARGLVRHVGITGLGDTSALHAVVATGQFATVQTYFNAVNPSAAFPGASGGAQDFAGLVGAASAAGMGAIAIRVMAAGALMARPHRHPNAGDPGPLLLRGAEYERDLERAQSIQGIAAEFGYDAPLELALRFALTTPGISTVLVGFSDLRQLDDALRWTGRGPLPGDVMQRVVELARGTVRAPHLDP
- a CDS encoding DMT family transporter, translating into MGLNAVTDEREKHGLGILLTTASAIAYSTAGFFTRLIHLDVWTVLFWRGIFAGLFIAGFIVWQNRRATLAGARAVGGPGLLAAALSTLATIFFINAFRRTSVADVTIILATAPFITAALTWLWIGERESWTTLAASTAALSGVVVMVGGAVTAGHLFGDLLALGMTLCMAVMMIIIRKHRETPMLPAA